A single window of Plectropomus leopardus isolate mb chromosome 12, YSFRI_Pleo_2.0, whole genome shotgun sequence DNA harbors:
- the prdx1 gene encoding peroxiredoxin-1 — protein MAAGKAQIGKLAPDFTAKAVMPDGQFHDLKLSDYRGKYVVFFFYPLDFTFVCPTEIIAFSDAAEDFRKIGCEVIGASVDSHFSHFAWTNTPRKQGGLGTMKIPLVSDTRRTISTDYGVLKEDEGIAYRGLFIIDDKGVLRQITINDLPVGRSVEETMRLVQAFQFTDKHGEVCPAGWKPGSDTIKPDVQKSKDFFSKQ, from the exons ATGGCTGCAGGCAAGGCACAAATTGGAAAGCTGGCCCCAGACTTCACAGCCAAGGCGGTGATGCCCGATGGACAGTTCCACGACCTGAAGCTGTCAGACTACAGAG GGAaatatgttgtctttttcttctaTCCATTGGACTTCACCTTTGTGTGTCCAACCGAGATCATTGCTTTCAGTGATGCTGCTGAGGACTTCAGGAAGATCGGCTGTGAGGTCATCGGCGCCTCTGTTGACTCCCACTTCTCTCACTTTGCATG GACCAACACACCACGAAAGCAGGGCGGTCTTGGTACCATGAAGatccccctggtgtctgacacACGGCGCACCATTTCCACAGATTATGGTGTCCTGAAGGAGGATGAAGGCATTGCCTACAG aGGTCTGTTCATCATTGATGACAAGGGCGTCCTGAGACAGATCACCATCAACGACCTCCCAGTTGGACGCTCTGTTGAGGAGACCATGCGTTTGGTCCAAGCCTTTCAGTTCACTGACAAGCACGGAGAAG TCTGCCCAGCCGGCTGGAAACCAGGAAGTGACACCATCAAACCTGATGTCCAGAAGAGCAAAGACTTCTTCTCCAAGCAGTAA
- the zte38 gene encoding zebrafish testis-expressed 38, with the protein MAARKMCIRKTKEETAEWTGLFLSDLKTEQESLVFVKRMMAVAVSSITYLRGIFPEDAYRSRYLEDLCIKVLREDCSTPGASKVVKWMMGCFDALEKHYLEIVFIGVYTNPDEPNCIIESYQFKFKYTEKGPKMDIISNKGVEMQVTLEDTKRASVLLIRKLFLLMQNLDALPSNVYLTMKLYYYDDITPDDYQPPGFREGECDSLWFEGMAVHFKVGEVQTAFHTLRVRVLAEQSRLEKLHEGNHLKETKQISQSNPPEREMMEDPHKTTNDEEDPPSEDESAQFKKPTRHTAKRTAASKNPLRKRRRI; encoded by the exons atggCGGCGAGGAAGATGTGCATCAGAAAGACCAAGGAAGAAACTGCTGAG TGGACAGGATTATTCCTGAGCGACCTGAAAACAGAGCAAGAGTCGCTTGTCTTTGTGAAGAGGATGATGGCAGTGGCAGTGTCCTCCATCACCTACCTCAGAGGGATCTTCCCAGAGGACGCCTACAGATCCAGATATCTGGAGG ATTTGTGCATCAAAGTTTTGCGTGAAGACTGCAGCACCCCTGGTGCCAGCAAAGTTGTGAAATG GATGATGGGCTGCTTTGATGCATTAGAGAAGCACTAT CTGGAGATTGTATTCATTGGG GTGTACACCAATCCAGATGAACCCAAT tGCATCATTGAGTCATACCAGTTCAAGTTCAAATACACTGAGAAGGGGCCAAAGATGGACATAATCAG CAACAAAGGTGTGGAGATGCAGGTGACACTGGAGGACACCAAGAGAGCCTCGGTGCTGCTCATCAGGAAACTCTTCCTGCTGATGCAGAACCTGGACGCCCTCCCCAGCAACGTGTACCTCACCATGAAGCTCTACTATTACGATGACA TCACCCCTGATGACTACCAGCCACCAGGTTTCCGGGAGGGTGAATGCGACAGCCTCTGGTTTGAGGGCATGGCAGTGCACTTCAAGGTAGGCGAGGTGCAGACGGCGTTCCACACCTTGAGAGTGCGCGTGTTGGCAGAACAAAGCCGACTGGAGAAGCTCCACGAGGGGAACCACCTGAAAGAGACCAAGCAGATTTCTCAGAGCAATCCTCCAGAGAGGGAAATGATGGAG GATCCTCATAAGACAACAAATGATGAAGAGGATCCACCCTCTGAAGACG AGTCTGCTCAGTTCAAGAAACCTACaagacacacagcaaag AGAACTGCAGCTTCCAAAAACCCGTtgaggaaaagaagaagaatttag
- the aldh9a1b gene encoding 4-trimethylaminobutyraldehyde dehydrogenase B gives MLPRLAASLRRPAAVPLAAAVRCVSSGSVDITAPLNFWAGKRWRSQEKGNMENVYEPATGRVLCHLEPCGAVEVDQAVKAAKSAFGHWGKMSGMERARIMIEAAHIIESRREEIAEMEVVNNGKSITEARLDVDSARLCIEYYAGLASTLAGQHIQLPGGSFAYTRREPLGVCVGIGAWNYPFQIAAWKSAPALACGNSMVFKPSPVTPVTAVMLAEIYAEAGAPDGLVNVVQGGQETGSLLCHHPDVAKVSFTGSVPTGKKIMEMASKGVKPVTLELGGKSPLLIFQDSDLENAVRGALMANFLSQGQVCSNGTRVFVQKDILPEFVEEVVRRTQAIEIGDPLLESTRMGALVSQPHLEKVLSFVDQAKKEGATVLCGGERFVPSDPKLKGGYYMTPCVLGDCTDEMTCVKEEIFGPVMSVLSFETEEEVLLRANDTTMGLAAGVFTRDVRRAHRVVENLKAGSCFINNYNITPVEVPFGGFKMSGIGRENGQVTLEYYSQLKTVFVEMGDVDSLF, from the exons ATGCTCCCGAGGCTCGCAGCCTCCCTGCGGCGGCCCGCTGCTGTTCCCCTCGCGGCGGCTGTACGGTGCGTCTCCTCCGGCTCGGTGGACATAACGGCCCCGCTAAACTTCTGGGCTggaaagagatggaggagcCAAGAAAAAGGCAACATGGAAAATGTTTACGAACCTGCAACAG gaagaGTCTTGTGCCATTTGGAGCCGTGTGGTGCTGTGGAGGTCGATCAGGCTGTGAAGGCAGCCAAGTCGGCCTTTGGCCATTGGGGCAAAATGTCTGGGATGGAGAGGGCAAGGATCATGATCGAAGCTGCCCATATCATTgag agcaggagagaggagatagCTGAAATGGAGGTGGTAAACAATGGGAAGTCCATCACAGAAGCTCGTCTGGACGTGGACTCTGCCAGACTGTGTATAGAGTACTATGCAGGGCTGGCCAGCACTCTGGCAG GCCAGCATATCCAGTTGCCCGGGGGGTCCTTTGCTTACACCCGCAGAGAGCCTCTGGGAGTTTGTGTCGGCATCGGTGCCTGGAATTATCCTTTCCAGATAGCCGCGTGGAAGTCCGCCCCAGCCCTGGCCTGTG GAAACTCCATGGTGTTCAAGCCATCACCGGTGACGCCTGTGACAGCGGTCATGCTGGCAGAGATCTATGCCGAAGCCGGAGCTCCGGACGGGCTGGTTAATGTGGTGCAGGGCGGCCAGGAGACCGGCAGCTTACTCTGCCACCATCCCGACGTCGCTAAGGTGTCCTTCACTGGCAGCGTGCCCACAGGCAAGAAG ATTATGGAGATGGCATCCAAGGGGGTGAAACCTGTGACTCTGGAGCTTGGGGGGAAATCTCCTCTGCTCATCTTTCAGGACAGCGATCTAGAGAACGCTGTGAGGGGAGCACTCATGGCCAACTTCCTGTCCCAAGGCCAG GTCTGCAGCAACGGTACAAGGGTGTTTGTTCAGAAGGATATTCTGCCCGAGTTtgtggaggaggtggtgagGAGGACACAGGCGATCGAGATAGGAGACCCACTACTGGAGAGCACCCGAATGGGAGCACTGGTCAGCCAGCCACACCTGGAAAAAGTCCTGTCTTTTGTTGATCAGGCAAAGAAAGAG GGAGCTACAGTGTTGTGTGGAGGCGAACGTTTTGTCCCATCAGATCCCAAACTCAAAGGTGGATACTACATGACTCCGTGTGTATTGG GTGACTGCACAGATGAGATGACGTGTGTGAAGGAGGAGATCTTCGGTCCTGTCATGTCTGTGTTGTCTTTTGAAACAGAAGAGGAGGTGCTGCTAAGAGCCAACGACACTACCATGGGTCTGGCTGCAGGAGTTTTCACCAG GGATGTGAGGCGAGCCCATCGTGTTGTTGAAAACCTCAAGGCTGGTTCCTGTTTCATTAACAACTACAACATCACTCCTGTGGAGGTGCCTTTCGGAGGGTTCAAGATGTCAG GCATCGGGCGGGAAAACGGTCAGGTGACACTTGAATACTACTCTCAGCTGAAGACTGTGTTTGTGGAGATGGGAGACGTGGACAGTCTCTTCTAA
- the uck2b gene encoding uridine-cytidine kinase 2-B has translation MAGDSETHLRDRGENTSIIRQPFLIGVSGGTASGKSSVCEKIMELLGQNKIDHHQRQVAILSQDSFYKVLTPEQKAKALKGQFNFDHPDAFDNELVLQTLREILQGKTVQIPVYDFVTHSRKEEFVTVYPADVVLFEGILMFYSQEIRDLFQMKLFVDTDPDTRLSRRVLRDISERGRELEQVLAQYITFVKPAFEEFCLPTKKYADVIIPRGADNLVAINLIVQHIQDILNGGLSKRHNGCTNGHSTPRQRRTSESSSRPH, from the exons ATGGCCGGGGACAGTGAGACACATCTAAGGGACCGTGGCGAGAACACCAGCATTATTCGACAACCTTTTCTCATCGGTGTCTCCGGAGGCACTGCCAGCGGCAAG TCGTCAGTATGTGAGAAGATCATGGAGCTGCTGGGCCAGAACAAGATTGACCACCACCAGCGGCAGGTGGCGATCCTCAGCCAGGACAGCTTCTACAAGGTGCTAACTCCAGAGCAGAAGGCGAAGGCActtaagggacagttcaactTTGATCACCCAG ATGCCTTCGACAATGAGCTGGTATTGCAAACGCTCAGGGAGATCCTGCAGGGGAAGACGGTCCAGATCCCAGTTTACGACTTTGTCACTCATTCCAG GAAAGAGGAGTTTGTAACGGTGTATCCGGCTGATGTGGTCCTGTTCGAGGGCATCCTCATGTTCTACTCACAGGAAATCAGAGATCTGTTCCAGATGAAGCTTTTTGTTGACACAGATCCAGACACACGGCTCTCACGCCGAG ttCTAAGAGACATCAGTGAGCGTGGCAGAGAGCTGGAGCAGGTGCTGGCTCAATACATCACTTTTGTGAAACCAGCCTTTGAGGAGTTCTGTTTACCA ACAAAGAAGTATGCAGATGTGATTATTCCACGAGGAGCAGATAACCTTG TTGCCATCAACTTGATAGTACAGCACATCCAAGACATTCTGAACGGCGGACTAAGCAAGCGCCACAACGGCTGCACGAACGGCCACAGTACTCCACGTCAGCGGCGGACCTCCGAGTCCAGCAGCAGGCCTCATTGA